Within Claveliimonas bilis, the genomic segment TATCGCTTTCAGCACGCGCTTACTTTCAGCACTGGATACGACCGAATACACGATCTTACGCTCTCTTTTCTCATAAGAGCCCTCTCCTTCAATAATAGTCGCCCCGTGATTTGTTGTCCTGGCGATTGCCTCATAAACCTCTTTCGCCTTATTTGTCACTACAAAAAGTGTCTCCTGCTGATATTTTTTATAAAGCATGTGGAGTACCTGTGTAGACGTATACTGGAAAATGATGGAGTACAATGCCTTGTCCCATCCGAATAAAATACCTGCTGCGGCAAGGATCACCACATTAAGTCCCAGCACCATATTCCAGGAATCAATCCCTTTCCGCTCTGACAGAAATATGGCGATAAAGTCTGTTCCTCCTGTTGTTGCATTCATCATCAGACACATACTGATCACCAGGCCGTTGATCAGCCCGCCAAAAATACTGATCAGCAGCGTGTCATAAGTAATCACATATCCCGGCAGGATATCCGTCAGTACACTGGTAAGCACGATCATCAGACAGGAATACAGCGTAAATTTTTTCCCGATAAATCGAAATCCTATATAGACCGGCACTGCATTCAGGGCTACATTGACAATGGTATATGGTATTGTCACATGAAAAAACAATTCCCCCATCCGCTGCAGAAGCAGGGTAAGCCCTGTTGCTCCGCCCGGATATAATCCGCCTGTCCGCACGAAAGATTTGATATTCAAGGCCATGATCACTGCTGCCAGACAGACGATGATGATTCTCTTTATGTCTTTTTTAGGTTCAAATTTCATAAATTCTTTTTCCTTTAATAAATACTTTCTGTACTTTTATCTTATCAATTTCCTCTTCCGGAATTTCAAAGATATTTCGATCCAGGACAACAAAATCTGCCCTGTATCCTCTTTTCAGCTGCCCCATCTCCGGAAAGCCAGCCGCTTTCGCCGACTCTCTCGTATATAGTTTCACCGCTGTCTGAATATCAACAGCCTGGTCCCTGCCGCAGTCTGTTCCGTCCCATGCTCTGCGTGTTACGGCTGCTTTTATACAGGGGAAAGGGTCAGATGGAACTGCCCACGATGTGGCCGGTGCATCGGTTGAAAAACACAGCTGCACCTTTCTATCCAGCATCCGTTTTACCGGATAGCATTCTTTCATCCACTCTTTTCCCAGATTTTTCAGGTAGCTCTCGATCTCCGCATACATGAAAATCGGCTGTGTTACAAATGCAATTCCTTTTTCTGCCGCTTTTTGAATGCTTTCTTCAGAAGGATCTGTAATGTGCTCCACTCTTGCATATGGTAGATTTTCCTTGCCTTCCATCCAGTCATCCTCCAGGCAAAGCCTGTCTACCGCCCGTTTGATCGCCTTCCCGCCCATAGCGTGTACAGACAGCTGGCAGTGCTTTCTTTTGCAGAAGGAAACTGCCGACTCTACCAGCTCGTCTGAACAGACCGGCAATCCGTACTCTTCTGTCCGACCCAGATAAGGACGGCTCATCCAGGCAGTCCGTCCGGACACGCTTCCATCTCCGATCAGCTTAAGACCCGCTGCAAATATCTGCTGATCCCGGTCCCTCTTTTCTCCTGAAAGGTCGAAGTCTTTGTCTTCGGCAAAAAAATCCCACATATAGTAAATCCCGGTTTTCAGTTCCCAGCCCCGTTTTGCCGCTTCCTCATAAAGGGGATAATTGTCCCCTTTATCCAGGTTGCCCATGTCTGTCACTCCCACAATTCCCTGCGAAAGAAGAAGCTGTCCCAGAGCTATCAGATTCTCTACCTTCTCTTCCCTGGTTGGAACCGGCATAAATGGCGTAACCAAATTTCTCGCATTCTCTTTCAGGACGCCTGTCGGTTCGCCGTCTGCATCACGCTCAATTTCTCCTCCCTCCGGATCCGGTGTATTCCTGTCAATTCCGGCAATCTCCAGAGCTTTGCTGTTGACGCACCGGATATGACCGCAGGTGCGGATGATACAGACAGGCATATCGCTGCAGCCTTCATCCAGATCATACCGGGTAAGCGCTCTTTGCTCCGCAAATTTCCCTTCGTCATATCCCCATCCTTCGATCCATTTCCCATCCTGCTTGTCTGCAAACTTTTCTTTCCTCACCCTCCGGATTTCTTCAATGAGTTCTGCAATAGAATTTACTCTTGGAGGGAGAGCCGATATCTGCTGCGAGAAATCTGCCAGCATCACAGGATGCATATGTGCATCGATCAGTCCCGGTATGACGCACGCTCCATTGAGATCCACTCTTTCATAACTGCAGGAAGGCATCTCCGCCCGCCTGCCGATCCACGCTATTTTCCCTTCTTCCACGATCATGGAATCCGCATAAAGATTTTCGTCATCAGATGTAAAAATTCTGGCATTTTCAAAAATTTTATTTTCCATTTTATCCTCCCCTGTTCTTTTTTCTGTGATTCTTATCTTCTGCTGCTCTTGTCTTTATCTGCAAAATTTCCCCACAGCGCTCCCACTGCAAATCCGATTATTGTAGGAATCAGCCATGCGAAACCTTCCTTTGCCAGAGGAATTTTATAAACCCTCTCCATCACTCCGGAAATATCCGCTTTTAGAAGTCCTGAGGCGTGAGCAACATTTAAAGCGTCAAAAACAGACATCAGCGCCGCCATAAAGACAGAGCCCTTCCACGCCCCGTCATTGGGAACATACTTTTTCAGTAAGCCGAGAAATGTCATAACTACTGACATCGGAAACAGCACAGTAAACAAAGGTCCGGAAATAGCAAGCACATTGCTGACTCCTGTAGATGATACGAAGAAAATGGCTGCTGTAATGAGAAGTGCCGCCAGCTTATAGGACAGCTTCCCTTTCGTCCATCCTTCCACCCACTCTCCTGTTGTGGCGATCATTCCCACCGCGGTTGTCAGACATGCAAAAATAACAGCCAGCGACAGTACCACACTGCCTCCATAACCGGCCATCCGCCTTACCAGGTCAGTTAAAAGAAAGGTAGTATCCACATCCGCCGGGTAAATTTTTGTTCCCTGCGCGCCCAGATACGCAAGCCCGCCATACACAACAAAAAGAAGCGCAAAACCGACAGCTATGATACCAAACATGGCCTTTTTATATTCCTTTCTTTCCGTATAACCTTTATTCCGGAACGCTTCAATAAATATCCCGGCACAGATGATTCCCGTTCCTACATCTCCGGTATTATACCCGGTCAGAAATGCATTGACAAATGCCTCTGTTCCGCTTGTGATCTCCCCTTCCCCCAGCCTGTCAATGGGGTGAACAATTGCCAGAATGATCACTGCAACCAGGCTGACCAGAAGAAGCGGCGTAAGGTAATTCCCTATCTTATCTATTACACTTGACTTATTCATGGCGAAATAGTAGGACACAGCAAAAAATAACAGCAGAAAACCAATTCTCACGTAAGACGGCATGCTGCCAAAGATTCCTTCCAATCCCGATTCATAGGCAACGCCCCCGCATCTTGGGATCGTTCCGAATATTACTGCCAAAAGACCGATCCCCATATAGAAATAGTGCCACCATGGCGTAACATGGCGCATCATATCCTTCAGGTCATATCCTGTATTCCCCACAGCTGCCACCGCCATCATAGGAAACAGGATACCGGTAAGGGCAAGGCCTGCCATGGCCGCCGGTACATACTGTCCCGACAAAAGACCTACCTGAGGCGGAAATATAAGATTTCCCGATCCGAAAAAGACGGCAAACAGTGCAAAACCCGTAATTAAAATGTCCTTTCTCATATTCTTTTTCATTTTATCTTTCCTTTCGCTTCGCTACATGACGGCCGCTTGCCCGGCTTATCTGTTCGATACCGCAGGCAGCTCACGGCAAAGCCGTTCGCTGTCCGTTGCCAGGCAAATGTCCGTTCATGCAAGCATGACGGCCGCCTGCCTGGCTTATCGCGCAAAATGAAGGGTACCTGTTCTGCATTCCATAGAACCAGGACACCCTTCACATTTTCCCGCATCATTTTAACATATTATTCTCTGTGGCTTTATTTTTTCACATATTCAGCCGTCCGTCAATATACTTCTCCAATTCTTCTGAAATCTTCCGCATTGTAGCCTTTGTCTCCGGGTTTGAATATGGAATCCTCCCTGCTATTTTTCCCACATAATTATTTTCTTTTACAATTTCCAGGCTTTCTTTAAAATTAAGATCATAAAAGTACGCCAGATAAGATACCCAGAAATCCATATCCGTTATCCGGTCCGAGGACAATATACTCTTCCCTTTTAAAATATCATCACGAACCTTTTCTGTAATCTTCTGTTCTCCAATTTCCTGTGCTGAAGCATTCATAAACGTTTCCAGCGGATCCTCTAATTTTACACGACAGTTATCCAGTTTATCTGCATCACGGATCAATCTGGCATGAAGCAAAGTCCTCTGATCTTCTATGCCGGACAAAATATAGTCACTGTGTTTCCGGATAGCCTCTTCTATAATAGAATCCCAGGTATCCTCCTCCAGAAAGCGCCGGATAAGCCCTCCTTTAAAAAGAATATCCGCTCCATATGCCGCATGATCCATTGTTTCCGGCAAAAAGCTGTCATACCGCTTCAACTGTTCAAATCTTCCGATATCATGAAGAAGAGCGATCATCTTCGCAAGTTCCCTGTCCTCTGCCGAAAGTCCCATCCTTTCTGCAATCTGGCCGCTTCTTGCCACAACACCATATGTATGAGTAATCTTCAGCTTTACTTTGCCGTCTGTCCGGTCATAATCATTCAGATACTGCTCAAATTCCATCCTTGCCTGATTATAGTCCATGCTGCCTTCTCCTCTTCCGCCCCGCTTCAAACGATTTCTTAAGTCCGCTGACAGCGGTATTTTATCTTCCACCTATTATAGACGATATGTTCCGGCAGAACAAGCATTTCTGCGGAAGACAGATATTACATTCTGCAGTCTTTCATGCATATACAGCATGATACACAAAATGGCCAGCAAATAAAAAGGGAAAAGGGAAATACTGATATGATTTGCCATCAGCCCGAATACCGGCGGCATAAGGCAGGTTCCCACATAAGCAAACGCCATCTGGACACCGATCATGGCCTGGGATTTATCCGCCCCAAAGTACCCCGGGGTAGAATGAATAATAGACGGATAAATGGGCGCACAGCCAAGGCCGATAAAAATCAGTCCCAAAAGCGCGCTTCCATTTCCAAACGGAAGCAAAAGCAGGATAATTCCAAACAGAATAATCCCCTGCCCCAGCCGTATCATCTGTCTGTCATTCAATTTCAGCGTCAGGAACCCGGACAGCCCTCGTCCCACTGTAATTCCGATAAAAAACAGACTGGCAAAATTCGCGGCAGTTTCCGAAGGAAGTCCTTTATGCAGTACCAGATAACTGCTGGCCCAAAGGCCGGTTGTCTGCTCCAGAGCACAATAACAGAAAAAAGTAATCATAATTTCTTTGGCTCCGGGAATCCGTATGATCTGAGGCAGTGTCAGAACTTCTCCTTGTACCGTCCTCTCTTCCGCCTTGTCTTCTCCTCCGGCAGCGGACTTTGGCCAAAGAGGAAGACTAAAAAACAAAACAGCAGTTAAAATCAGCTGGAGAAACGAAATATAGCGGTACCCCATATTCCATCCCTGTCCGTGAAACAACGCAAATCCCATAATGTAAGGGCCGACAGACGCACCTACTCCCCACATACAATGAAGCCAGCTCATATGACGGCTGGCATAATGAAGCGCCACATAGTTATTCAACGAAGCATCCACACAGCCCGCCCCCAAACCATAAGGAACAGCCCAAAGACACAGCTCCGCAAAAGAATGACTGATAGAAAATCCAAACAATGCCGCTGCAGTCAGTAATACACTGAAAGCCGTTACTTTCCCTGTTCCCATCTTCCTGGTAAGGCGGTCACACTGCAGACTGGATACGATCGTCCCTGCTGCAATGATCATGGAAACAATTCCTGCATAAGAAACCGGAACCGAAAATTCCGGATACATACTGGGCCACGCGGAACCCAAAAGGGAATCCGGCAGCCCCAGACTGATAAATGCCAGATAAATAATCGCTAACAATAATTGAAACATTGTTTTCCTCCTGTCTGCTCCGGACTGCTTTGGATGTCCCCGCTCCGGCAGCCCGTCATACTTTCCGTCTCATAATATTAGCGACTTTTTCCTGTTGAAACAACCCAATTTTGGACATATAATATAAAAAAACCGACAATTGCAACAATAACGGATTTTGTAATACAAACCTGGAAAAGGAGGAACTTTTATGGCGCTTCACGAATGCGGGCTGAATCTGAACCGGGGATTAAAAGAACTCCAGATGCATGGCACCTTAGATTTCCCCTGTGCCGGTTATGCCGCTTTCTATACCGACAATCCGGAAGATACGATACCATGGCACTGGCATGAGGAAATGGAATTAGTCTATGCAGCAGAAGGAAGTATGGAAGTGCGAATCCCTTCCTCTTCTTTTTGCGTCAGGAAGGGGGACCTTTTTGCTATCAATTCCAACACCCTGCACTTTGCATCTTCCCTCGAAGGCTGTCTGCTTCACTCCCTTGTTTTTTCTCCCTCTCTTGTGACCGGAACAGACAACTCTGTCTTTGCAAAAAAGTATGTGCACCCCCTCCTTTCCTGCCCGTCCTTCTCCGGCTTTTTATTCCCATCGTCAAAGTACCCGGAAATCATCCGGGATTTCTGCGCTGCCTTTGAGGTCATGAAAAAAGAACCGCCTGGATTTGAATTTATTGTGCGGGAAAAGCTATCTTGCATCTGCTTTTTCCTCTCCCAAAAATTCAAAGAAGAGATGGTCATTTCTTCTTCCACTTCAGGTCAAAATGATCTGCGTATCAAAAAAATGCTGGAATATATCCATCAAAATTATTCCAGCGAAATTACTTTACCGGAAATCGCCAGGACTGCTGATATCGGAGAGCGGGAATGTCTGCGCTGTTTTCAAAAAACAATCCAGACCTCCCCTATTCAATATCTGTTGAAATACCGGAGCATGCAGGCTGCAGATCTTCTCCTTCGGGAACCCGAAAGAAGTATTTCTGATATATCTGTTTCCTGCGGTTTTGACAGTCCGAGCAACTTCGCCAAAGTATTCCGCCGTTTCTATCACTGCACACCTCGGGAGTATAGAAAAATGCCTGCAATCTGACCGGAATCATCCGGCCGGATTACAGGCATAAAAAGAAGGGTCTGTTATTTCCATACTGTCTGAAAAACACGATAAAAATTTTTATAGGCAATGGCATCTAACTGTTCCTGATTATATCCTCTCTTTTGCAGCACTTCCAGAAGATTTCCCGCTTCCGCTTCATTGGAAATCCCTTTTCCACTGGGAGAGTCCAAATTGGAACTGAAAGAGCCAAGCGCCTCTTCTTCCAGATAATCGTCAAAATCAAATCCCAGACCGATATGCTCAATACCGATCAACTCTGCAATATACTCTACATGATCTGCAAGGCGCTCTACCGTTTGCTTCTCGCGATTTTCATCTATAAATTCCCGAAGACTGTTTATTCCCGTCAGCCCTCCTGTTCTCGCAATTTCTTTCAGCATATCATCTGACAGATTTCTCATGGCAGGACACACAGATCTGGCATTGGAATGAGATGCGATCACCGGTCCCTGGGCCAGATTCATGATATCCCAGAATCCCTTGTCATTGATATGAGAGACATCCATCACCATCCCAAGTTCCTGGATTCTTCTTACCGCCTTTTCTCCAGCCTCTGTCAATCCTCGCCTTGGATCCCCCGGCCATCCGCTTGCAAGGGCATTCTCTTCATTCCATGTAAGCATGGCATGCCTTACGCCAACCTCGTCATAAAAGTAATTGATCAGGTCTATATCTTCGCCGATCTGACTTAGCCCTTCCATTCCTGTCACTGCATTGATTTTTCCTGCTGCTGTTCCTGCTGCAAGGTCTGAAAATTTCTTCACCGGATTTAAAATATCTGACGCATCTTGAAGTTCGCACTGGATACTTTCTACAATCTCTTTTGAACGTTTGACAGGATCTGCATCATACGGCGGATCGAGCCAGATAACGAATATCCCTCCGTTCACACCGCCTTTTTGGAATTTCTCCAGATGATACTTACGGAAAATATCTCTCTCTTTGTTTTTGATCCTTTTGTTGGTGACATCTGTCCATATGTCTCCATGACCGTCAAAAATCATACCTTTTCCTCCTTATGCCTGCTCTCCGGCCGCATCGAAATCATCCCTTACTTTCTCTTCACGGAACATGACATATAACGGTCTGTAGTATGTCAGTGCAGGAGCAGGATACAACGTAACATTATCGGACATAAGATATTCTTTCACGCCCTGATCCAGCACTCCGAAATCAACTTCACCGTCATAAATTCCCTTAAGGACTGCCGCTGCATCTGGAAATTCCACTTTGCATGAAGCCGATAAGCTGTCGATCTCAGGACCATTTGCAAAATCTGCGATCACTCCCAGACGGTAGTTCTCCAGTTCCGAATAATTTTGAATGTCCTTTAATGTTTTATCAGCAGTCACCACTTCCGTTACAGCATCCCGAAGCTTCTTTGATAAATAAAATTTTTCCAGACGTTCCGGCGAATCCTGCGCCTGAAACAGAACATCCTGCTGGCCGCTTTCAAATTCAGGATAAATCTGATTCCAGGGTGCAATACAAACTTCCGTTTCATAGCCCGCTTTGTGAAGCCTTCCGGCAACAAGTTCATAATCTCTTCCTTTTACACATCCGTCCTTGTCAATATACTGATAAGGTG encodes:
- the brnQ gene encoding branched-chain amino acid transport system II carrier protein — its product is MKKNMRKDILITGFALFAVFFGSGNLIFPPQVGLLSGQYVPAAMAGLALTGILFPMMAVAAVGNTGYDLKDMMRHVTPWWHYFYMGIGLLAVIFGTIPRCGGVAYESGLEGIFGSMPSYVRIGFLLLFFAVSYYFAMNKSSVIDKIGNYLTPLLLVSLVAVIILAIVHPIDRLGEGEITSGTEAFVNAFLTGYNTGDVGTGIICAGIFIEAFRNKGYTERKEYKKAMFGIIAVGFALLFVVYGGLAYLGAQGTKIYPADVDTTFLLTDLVRRMAGYGGSVVLSLAVIFACLTTAVGMIATTGEWVEGWTKGKLSYKLAALLITAAIFFVSSTGVSNVLAISGPLFTVLFPMSVVMTFLGLLKKYVPNDGAWKGSVFMAALMSVFDALNVAHASGLLKADISGVMERVYKIPLAKEGFAWLIPTIIGFAVGALWGNFADKDKSSRR
- a CDS encoding YitT family protein, whose protein sequence is MKFEPKKDIKRIIIVCLAAVIMALNIKSFVRTGGLYPGGATGLTLLLQRMGELFFHVTIPYTIVNVALNAVPVYIGFRFIGKKFTLYSCLMIVLTSVLTDILPGYVITYDTLLISIFGGLINGLVISMCLMMNATTGGTDFIAIFLSERKGIDSWNMVLGLNVVILAAAGILFGWDKALYSIIFQYTSTQVLHMLYKKYQQETLFVVTNKAKEVYEAIARTTNHGATIIEGEGSYEKRERKIVYSVVSSAESKRVLKAINEADPEAFVNLMKTEQIAGKFYQKPTE
- a CDS encoding AraC family transcriptional regulator, which produces MALHECGLNLNRGLKELQMHGTLDFPCAGYAAFYTDNPEDTIPWHWHEEMELVYAAEGSMEVRIPSSSFCVRKGDLFAINSNTLHFASSLEGCLLHSLVFSPSLVTGTDNSVFAKKYVHPLLSCPSFSGFLFPSSKYPEIIRDFCAAFEVMKKEPPGFEFIVREKLSCICFFLSQKFKEEMVISSSTSGQNDLRIKKMLEYIHQNYSSEITLPEIARTADIGERECLRCFQKTIQTSPIQYLLKYRSMQAADLLLREPERSISDISVSCGFDSPSNFAKVFRRFYHCTPREYRKMPAI
- a CDS encoding amidohydrolase gives rise to the protein MENKIFENARIFTSDDENLYADSMIVEEGKIAWIGRRAEMPSCSYERVDLNGACVIPGLIDAHMHPVMLADFSQQISALPPRVNSIAELIEEIRRVRKEKFADKQDGKWIEGWGYDEGKFAEQRALTRYDLDEGCSDMPVCIIRTCGHIRCVNSKALEIAGIDRNTPDPEGGEIERDADGEPTGVLKENARNLVTPFMPVPTREEKVENLIALGQLLLSQGIVGVTDMGNLDKGDNYPLYEEAAKRGWELKTGIYYMWDFFAEDKDFDLSGEKRDRDQQIFAAGLKLIGDGSVSGRTAWMSRPYLGRTEEYGLPVCSDELVESAVSFCKRKHCQLSVHAMGGKAIKRAVDRLCLEDDWMEGKENLPYARVEHITDPSEESIQKAAEKGIAFVTQPIFMYAEIESYLKNLGKEWMKECYPVKRMLDRKVQLCFSTDAPATSWAVPSDPFPCIKAAVTRRAWDGTDCGRDQAVDIQTAVKLYTRESAKAAGFPEMGQLKRGYRADFVVLDRNIFEIPEEEIDKIKVQKVFIKGKRIYEI
- a CDS encoding MFS transporter yields the protein MFQLLLAIIYLAFISLGLPDSLLGSAWPSMYPEFSVPVSYAGIVSMIIAAGTIVSSLQCDRLTRKMGTGKVTAFSVLLTAAALFGFSISHSFAELCLWAVPYGLGAGCVDASLNNYVALHYASRHMSWLHCMWGVGASVGPYIMGFALFHGQGWNMGYRYISFLQLILTAVLFFSLPLWPKSAAGGEDKAEERTVQGEVLTLPQIIRIPGAKEIMITFFCYCALEQTTGLWASSYLVLHKGLPSETAANFASLFFIGITVGRGLSGFLTLKLNDRQMIRLGQGIILFGIILLLLPFGNGSALLGLIFIGLGCAPIYPSIIHSTPGYFGADKSQAMIGVQMAFAYVGTCLMPPVFGLMANHISISLFPFYLLAILCIMLYMHERLQNVISVFRRNACSAGTYRL
- a CDS encoding HD domain-containing protein produces the protein MDYNQARMEFEQYLNDYDRTDGKVKLKITHTYGVVARSGQIAERMGLSAEDRELAKMIALLHDIGRFEQLKRYDSFLPETMDHAAYGADILFKGGLIRRFLEEDTWDSIIEEAIRKHSDYILSGIEDQRTLLHARLIRDADKLDNCRVKLEDPLETFMNASAQEIGEQKITEKVRDDILKGKSILSSDRITDMDFWVSYLAYFYDLNFKESLEIVKENNYVGKIAGRIPYSNPETKATMRKISEELEKYIDGRLNM
- a CDS encoding dipeptidase, which translates into the protein MIFDGHGDIWTDVTNKRIKNKERDIFRKYHLEKFQKGGVNGGIFVIWLDPPYDADPVKRSKEIVESIQCELQDASDILNPVKKFSDLAAGTAAGKINAVTGMEGLSQIGEDIDLINYFYDEVGVRHAMLTWNEENALASGWPGDPRRGLTEAGEKAVRRIQELGMVMDVSHINDKGFWDIMNLAQGPVIASHSNARSVCPAMRNLSDDMLKEIARTGGLTGINSLREFIDENREKQTVERLADHVEYIAELIGIEHIGLGFDFDDYLEEEALGSFSSNLDSPSGKGISNEAEAGNLLEVLQKRGYNQEQLDAIAYKNFYRVFQTVWK
- a CDS encoding substrate-binding periplasmic protein, with amino-acid sequence MRKLKICADPFPPYQYIDKDGCVKGRDYELVAGRLHKAGYETEVCIAPWNQIYPEFESGQQDVLFQAQDSPERLEKFYLSKKLRDAVTEVVTADKTLKDIQNYSELENYRLGVIADFANGPEIDSLSASCKVEFPDAAAVLKGIYDGEVDFGVLDQGVKEYLMSDNVTLYPAPALTYYRPLYVMFREEKVRDDFDAAGEQA